CCCTTTGTACTAGGCACAACGGGCGAAGCCACATCGCTTCCCATGTCCGTAAAGAAGGCGTATGCCAACGAAGCTGCCCGGCTCAAATCGGCCGACATGTTGCTATACGCCGGTATTTCGGGAAATTGTCTGGAAGAGTCTGTCGAGCTGTCGAATTACTGTTTTGATGTGGGCGTCGATGCGGTATGTGCTACGCTGCCCAGTTATTACGCTCTGTCGGATTCCCAGATGAAGCGGTATTTCGAACAACTGGCCGATCAACTGAACGGTCCATTGATCATCTACAATATCTTCGCTACAACACGCATGTCGATTCCAATTTCGCTCATCGACGAGTTAAGCTACCATCCAAACATCGTTGGGCTTAAAGATTCGGAGCGTAGTACAGAACGACTTGCCGAGTCTGTTGCGCTTTGGGCTGATCGGCCTGATTTCAGCCATTTTATGGGTTGGGCGGCCCGGTCGGCTCATGCTTTACTGGCGGGCAGTGA
This window of the Spirosoma aerolatum genome carries:
- a CDS encoding dihydrodipicolinate synthase family protein gives rise to the protein MKKKYRGVVVPLVTPLTETYRLDVAAVERMMGNLQAAEAMPFVLGTTGEATSLPMSVKKAYANEAARLKSADMLLYAGISGNCLEESVELSNYCFDVGVDAVCATLPSYYALSDSQMKRYFEQLADQLNGPLIIYNIFATTRMSIPISLIDELSYHPNIVGLKDSERSTERLAESVALWADRPDFSHFMGWAARSAHALLAGSDGLVPSTGNLFPGIYRDMLKAVEEGDEEKAFYYQNQSDLFGHVYQSGRTLGESLWALKVLMQENGLCGTTMMPPLQPLSEQEETELKTAFADLLVKEEIQL